Proteins encoded by one window of Dioscorea cayenensis subsp. rotundata cultivar TDr96_F1 chromosome 20, TDr96_F1_v2_PseudoChromosome.rev07_lg8_w22 25.fasta, whole genome shotgun sequence:
- the LOC120251154 gene encoding AAA-ATPase At3g50940-like codes for MTSTNQETTMITTKTLLSTAASLATSVVLARTIINDVLPDSFRHHIFNSLHLLFGRFSSQIIITLREYNGFAANELYQATETYLSTKISPNTRHLCVSKTEGEQSLEITMQRGEEIIDSFQGVQFKWRFISHKSQHEIPTPPNYYYRGSIMASEEKTYELSFHKKHKNKVFNSYFPHILNQAKVIKEEEKSIKIHAVKYERMHGDMKDMWSAVDLNHPATFETLAMEQNLKREVMEDLERFVRRKEYYRKVGKAWKRGYLLYGPPGTGKSSLIAAMANFLKFDVYDLELTAINSNSELRNLLVCTANKSILVVEDIDCTIELENRDKEKEQDAPPRPRWNNGYKEEKVTLSGLLNFIDGLWSSCGDERIIIFTTNHKDRLDHALLRPGRMDMHIYMGYCSPCGFKTLLANYHSIENHKLCEVVENLLQEIEATPAEVAEELMKSDIVEVALEGLIKFLENKRIEASKPKENGIDSSSINGGGEIIEIEKDGE; via the exons ATGACTTCAACAAATCAAGAAACAACCATGATCACCACCAAAACTTTGCTCTCCACGGCGGCATCTCTCGCCACCTCCGTCGTCCTCGCCCGCACCATCATCAACGACGTTCTTCCTGACTCATTCCGCCACCACATCTTCAACTCTCTTCACCTCTTGTTCGGCCGCTTCTCATCACAAATCATCATCACCCTCAGAGAATACAATGGTTTTGCCGCCAACGAATTATACCAAGCAACCGAGACCTATCTAAGCACCAAGATCTCCCCAAACACTCGCCACCTCTGCGTGAGCAAGACCGAGGGAGAACAAAGCTTAGAGATCACCATGCAACGTGGAGAAGAAATCATAGACTCATTCCAAGGTGTGCAATTTAAATGGAGGTTTATAAGCCACAAATCACAACATGAGATCCCAACCCCTCCCAACTACTATTATAGAGGCTCAATCATGGCTTCCGAAGAGAAAACCTATGAGCTCTCATTccataaaaaacataagaataagGTTTTCAACTCTTATTTCCCTCACATACTCAACCAAGCCAAAGTCATCAAGGAAGAAGAGAAGTCTATTAAGATCCATGCAGTGAAGTATGAGCGTATGCATGGTGACATGAAAGACATGTGGTCGGCGGTGGACTTAAATCATCCGGCGACGTTCGAGACGTTGGCGATGGAACAGAACCTCAAGCGAGAAGTGATGGAGGATTTGGAAAGGTTTGTGAGGAGGAAGGAGTACTATAGAAAAGTTGGTAAGGCTTGGAAACGTGGTTATTTGCTTTACGGGCCGCCGGGGACCGGAAAGTCGAGTTTGATTGCAGCAATGGCTAACTTCTTGAAGTTTGATGTGTATGACTTGGAGCTTACAGCTATAAACTCAAACTCTGAGTTGAGGAACTTGTTGGTTTGTACTGCTAATAAATCTATACTCGTTGTGGAAGATATAGATTGTACTATAGAGTTGGAAAACAGAGACAAGGAAAAGGAACAAGATGCTCCTCCGAGGCCACGGTGGAACAATGGCTATAAGGAAGAAAAG GTAACTCTTTCGGGGCTTCTTAACTTTATTGATGGTTTATGGTCAAGTTGCGGAGATGAGAGGATCATCATTTTCACAACCAATCACAAAGATCGTCTTGATCATGCATTGTTGCGTCCTGGAAGGATGGACATGCACATTTACATGGGATATTGTAGTCCTTGTGGGTTTAAAACTTTGCTTGCTAATTACCATAGCATTGAAAACCACAAACTCTGTGAAGTTGTTGAAAACCTTCTTCAAGAGATTGAAGCCACTCCAGCTGAAGTTGCAGAAGAATTAATGAAAAGTGATATTGTGGAGGTTGCACTTGAAGGTCTTATTAAGTTCTTAGAAAACAAGAGGATTGAAGCAAGTAAGCCCAAGGAGAATGGCATAGACTCTAGTAGTATTAATGGAGGAGGAGAAATTATAGAAATTGAGAaagatggagaatga